TGATTGGTGTAGCTATGGCTACTCTGCTGGCCTTCGTACTGGGCGATCAGGACAGCGGATATCTTGGCGCGTTGAAAGACACCTTCACTAAAATCACCGATGCCATCACTAGCGTGACTATCGATAAGTAATTTATTAAAGTATTTAATACAGAGTGAAATAAATTTGTATTGCTGCAGGAATAGTTTATTCCTGCAGCCTTTCTGTTATATTAACCATGGTTCAGGACGTGAACATTATAGTCTGGCTGATAAACATAAATTTCATTGCTATTTCTTTGTTGTTAATAGTTATTGCCTGGCAAGACATTATTCGCCGGACTATTACCCATCGTAATCTCCTTTTCCTTCTGGTTTTATTAATCCCTCTTTTACTCTTAAGACATCAGACACCTAATATTTCCGCAGCCCTCTTGATCCTTTTGGTAGGATTTGTATTATTTATGGTCAACGTGATTGGCGGTGGTGATGTTAAATTTGTTTCGCTGCTCTCTCTCTCTCTTCCTCACCGCGAAGTAATAATATTTCTATATACGATCGCTTTTCTTGGAGGGATAGTAACGTTAACTGGTTTGGTCTTTTTCCGCCGTCAAATTCGTGAGCAGGGAGTGCCTTATGGTGTAGCCATATCGCTGGCTTATATATTAGTCTATCCTCTCCCTCCATTTTTTTCTCTTTATCAGGACTACCCATGAATCACAGGATGATTTTTTTTCTATCAATAATTGTTATTGGCGTTGGCATCGCTGGTATCGTATTGCAAAAGAATCAAACACCGACAAAACAATCGGTGGCTTCGGAACAGAAAGTTAATAAAAGTAAAGTTATCATTGTGGCCGAGGCAAAAAGAGATCTTAAAGCCCATGATATTTTAAGACCTGAAGACTATCAGCTAAAGTCTGTTGAAATAAACAGCACCGGTCACGATATTCGGGACATTTCTTCTGTAAGCACAAATGGTCTTGATGGTTTCCTGTTGCTCAATAATCTGTCAAAAGATAGTGCCATTTTGCCTGAGATGGTGGAGTCGCCAAACAGTAAAGATTTTATTTACCGTAGCCTCAGGAGTGATGAACTGACCTACGCTTATACTGTTTTGCCACAGGAAGATTATCTTTTGTCCTCTTTGTCAAGAGGTCAGCAAGTTTCAATTTATATTCGTCTGACCGAAGTGGAGAGAGATAAGAAAAATGCTGTAGGGTTGGTTTCAGAGGGAAATTCGGCTTCATCGAAACAGTTGAAAAAATTTGCTATCAGCAAGGTAACCGAGCCGTTAACTATCCTTGATATCAGAAAAGAGGAAAAGAAAGACGACCAACGGAAAAGCTATAATCGTGATGAGCCGGTAGGAAGCATTATTTTACGCATGAACCAAAAACAGCTTGCCAGATTAAGAGTGGTTGAAAAGGCAGGCGATATTCTATTGTTTCCAGCAGACAAAAGCATAGCAAACTATGAAAAATTTAGAATGGATGAGGTTCTACCTCAATTTGGCTCAATCAGGGAATTAAGGGGCGGAAAGTGACTTATCGTGAAAATCTAGCAATATCTTCGATGTGCCAGAAGATTAACGCTTTAAGGGTCTTAATATTTATTACCGCTGTCTTAATTTGTTTTAGCTCACTGGCACGTGAAGTCTATATGGAACCTGGCGACTCGCAATCTGTGCAGGTCCAGGGGAACATCGACACCGTTTTTATTTCCTCATCTGAAGTTGCAGATTATGAAATTATCGGCGATCGCAGCATCATGGTGTATGCCAAAAAACCTGGGCACACTGATTTGTTAGTTTTTGATAAAAGCGGTGAACAAATAATGAAAAGTTCACTAATTGTCGACCCAATTTTAGGTGCGGTGCAGAAAAAAATATCACGCGTAGCGCCTGATAGCGTTGTTTCAATACAAAAAATGGGTAAGAGCTATATCATTAGCGGAACGGCTGCCACTGAAGAACAACGTGACATGATCTATCAGATCGTAGGTGAAGGCGTAGGCGCCAAGCGGACCGTGTATAAAAAAGAAGTTGCCGAGCTTGATAGCACTTCAGGCAGCAGCAGTAGTGATAGTAATGATACCAGCTGGTTAGAAGAAAATGTTTACGAAGGCGTGCTCAACAAGCTGCAGTTACCGATAACCAATCAGGTTAACGTTAAACTGTCTATTGCTGAAGTATCAAAATCCTTTACTGACAATGTTGGTCTTGACTGGGGGACGACAACTGGCTCAGGCGGGGCGGCGACGACGCCAGGTACTTTCCGTTTTATTAAGTTTGATGCAAATACGCTGACCAGTCTGGTGCACGCTATTAGCAATGATTCCGTTGCGCGTGTATTGGCAGAGCCTAACCTGTCTGTGCTTTCTGGCGAAACGGCTGAATTCCTGGTGGGTGGGGAAGTACCTGTTGTGACCAGTTCTAATAACGGCGTAAGCGTACAATATAAAGAATTTGGTATAAAACTGAATATCGGCGCTAAGGTAAATAGCAGTAAACGTATTCGTATTATGCTGGGTGAAGAGGTCAGTAACGTTGATAGCTCGTTTAATACGAGCGGCGGGGATAGTTTTCCTACCTTTCAGACACGACGTGCACGCACCACAGTTGAGCTGGCCGATGGCGAAAGTTTTCTGTTGGGTGGGCTGATCAGTAATAATGAACGTGAAGAATTAGCCCGTCTCCCCTTTATCGGTGATGTCCCGATTTTAGGAGCATTGTTTCGTAATGCAAAAACGGAGCGTACTCGTGGCGAACTGGTTGTTGTAGCAACAGTTAATTTAGTGAAACCGATAGGTATGCGTGATGTGGTATTGCCTGATTTTCAGCGCACTTCCACCTGGGCTCGCTTCCTGAACTTTGACGGCATTAATAACCGTCGCGATCGCAAATTAGCTCAGGATTTTGTTGAACAGGGAGGATTTATCAAATGACGCTACCGAAATATTTATTATCCAGCCTGTTTTGTCTTTTCCTGGGATTTCATGGAAGCAGCCAGGCAGAAACATATGGTCTGCCGAAAATAAATGAGCAGCAGCTTGTTTTAAACGATCAGGGACAAATAGCGTTAGAAATTATGGCTGGGAAAATTATTAGTCAAACTCGGCCTGATTTTTCTGGCTATGTTCGCCTGATATGGACCGGTGATAACTGGTCTTCCACCGCTAAGCAATTAAGGAATATGCTCATTAGCAAAGGATTGTCACCCGAGCGCGTTATGTTATCGCAGGAAAGCGGCGGTTACCGGAGTCAGAATGTTATGGGTGTCCAGGTATTAATTCAGCGTTTTACTTTACGTTTACCTGAATGTACCTATGCTATGCAGAATTATCGCTTTCGTCTACGCGATGAGCAGGGATGCGCGCTGAATAATACGCTGAATTCTTCCATTATCAGTTCTTATCCCTATAATTTTTAAGGAACGGTGCAGATGTTGTTATTTCCGCAGAAAGAAGAGAAAGCTGCTTTTACAGAGAAGACCTTCTATGTACTCTCTGCCCGTGCCGATGTGAATGAACGTCTCTGCCAGATGCTGCATCTGGCTGGTTTCAATCAGGTTGAATCACGTCATCAACGAATCGGGCAAATCAGTAATCTTGAGCTTTCACCACATGCTTATGGTGTCATTATTGATATTGAGAATCTGGAGCAAACGGATGACATTATCACTGCGGTACAGGCAATTGTACCGCGTAATGTCTGGTGTTGCCTGGTAGGTGATAGTGATTCTATTGTTCTTGCGCAAACTTTTTCCCGTCATGGCCTTTTTTATTTCTACCTGAGCGCACAAAGCGAAGATTTGATTCAGGCAGCGATGAATGGCGTAGTAAAAAAAACACAGCGTAAAGCGATCGCTATCAGCGTGCTGGGATGTAAAGGCGGGAATGGCAATACCGCTATCTCCTGGGATCTGGCAAACCGAATCTCTCAGTTACGTAAAATGCCAACGCTTTTTATTCAGGGTGGTAGAGGATCGCAGGATCTCGATCTGATAATTGGTTGTAAGTTGGTTCAGGAAATTAATCCGGTTAATAAACATCTGGATGCAATGAGCTGGAGAGAGGAAAGTTTTCCTGAAGTAGAAAGAGAGCTTTTCGATAAATATAACTTCCTGATTATGGAAGAGTCTATTGTTTCAGCTGATAAAGAAGTATTGCGTCAAATTGCTGAAAAGTCTTCTTGTCTCATTGCATTAATAGATCGTTCTATGGCATCTATCCGAATCGTAAGGCACGTCATGGAAATTATTGATGCTATTAAACGATCCCAGCGAGTTCCCAAGCGTTTGATCTTGTGTCTCAATGACAGTCGTCCCGTCACTATGGACATGCTTAGTCTGGAAGATATCCAGTCATTACTGGGGCGCCCGATTGATATCTTTTTCCCGTATCGTAAGAAAGGTTTATTATCATCATTACCTTTTCTACGGCGTGAAAAATCACCTATTGAAAGTTTAACATTGAAGGTGTTAGGTGAGTCTGAGCCGGTAAAAAATCCTCTGTTGCGCCAGTTAGGGAGCAGGAAAGGGAAGCGCTAAATGGATATTAGTATTGAAATTCAGGAGACGCTGCGCGACGGCGTCCTAAAAAATATAGAAATTAATAAGATTGAGCATCTTTTAAACGATCGCACCTTATTATTAGTCGAGATGAATCGGCTACTTGAACGAGTTATTGAACAGCAAAACATTTATCTTAATAGTCAGGCGCAGCAGCGTATGGCTGAAATGATGGCCGATGAGATCATTGGTTTTGGTCCACTGCGCCCACTACTGGAAGATGATACGGTCAGTGATATTTTGGTAAACGGACCCAGCCAGATTTATGTTGAACGTTTTGGTAAATTAGAATTAACAGATTGCCGCTTTATTAATAATGCTCAGCTAACAGATATTGCCAAGCGTCTGGTACAGCGCGTAGGGCGTCGTTTAGATGAAGGGAGGCCTTTAGTTGATGCGCGTTTACCCGACGGGAGCCGTCTGAACGTTGCTATCCCACCAATCGCGTTAGATGGGACTTCAATCTCTATCCGTAAATTTGGGAAAAGCAATATTGAGCTATCGGACCTTATTCGTCTGGGAGCAATGAGCGGGCAAATGGCTAATTTTCTGATCATTGCTGCCCGCTGCCGTCTGAATATCATCATTTCTGGTGGTACCGGTTCGGGAAAAACAACGCTATTGAATGCGTTGTCAAAATATATCGATCCCAGTGAACGTATTATCACTATGGAAGATGCTGCCGAACTCAGACTGATGCAGCCGCATGTTCTGCGTATGGAAACCCGTCTGGCCGGGGTAGAAAATACCGGACAAATTACGATGCGCGCTTTGCTGATAAACTCCCTCAGGATGAGGCCAGACAGAATCATCGTCGGCGAGTGTCGTGGCGAAGAATCTTTTGAAATGCTTCAGGCGATGAACACTGGTCATGATGGCTCAATGTCAACGCTCCATGCTAATAACCCACGTGATGCCGTTTCGCGTTTGGAGAACATGGTAATGATGGCGGGGATGCATATTCCTATTGAATCTATCAGAAGGAATATTGCCTCCGCGATAAACATCGTTATCCAGGTATCAAGATTAAATGATGGTTCTCGAAAAATAATGAACATTAGTGAGGTTATGGGTATTGAAGGCGACCGCGTTGTTCTCCAGGATATTTTTACTTTTCAGTCTCATTCTGAAAGGGATGAAAATGGGAAAATAGTGGGTGAATTTGTCAACCATGGTCTGCTGGTGCGTTCTGCTGTTATGCAAAATGCCATCATGTTTAACCTGAGTGACGAGCTAAAACAGATATTTAGCATGGAGTAAGCGATGCCCTATTTTATCCTGCTTTTTGGGGTTGCTGTATTGATTGTTAACGCTTTTCGCTGGAGAAAGTTGATGCGGGCGGTGGAGCATAGTGCACTGCCACGTCAACGATCTTCCCGGTTGTCCGGTCTGTTTTCCTTATGGCAGGAATGGAAACGTTATGCTCTTGGTGATGGTTCATGGAAAGCCATGAAAGGTTTACTGATAGCGTTAGTTGCGATCGTATTGCTTCTCTTATTGAATGCTAACTGGCTCAACTTTGATAACTTAGTTTTCATCCCGGTAGTACTGATCTCCGCAGCAATTATACAAATCCGAATTGGAAGAACGTTGCGTCGGCGTGAATTTGAAAACCGTTTTCCTGAAGTTTTATCAGTAGTTAACGCGGCTGTCTCTGCTGGTAACGGCATACAGCAGGCATTGCACCGTTGCGGTGAAGGGATTGATGGCGAGCTGGGCTTACTTTTTCACCGTGTCGATCGTCGTCTTACGCTGGGTGAAGAACCGGAACGTGTTTTTAATGATGCGTGGCAGGAATATCGCTATCGTGAATTTTATTTCTTTGTAATGGTTATGTTAGTGAGCTTACAACGTGGTGGACAATTACGCGCGTTGATAAGTCGTTTGTCGAGAGTTATCACCAATAGTAAGAACATGGCGCGTCGAAAGGCTGCAATGACGTCTGAGGCCCGTATGTCGGCCAAGATTGTTGCTGCTATCCCGTTGCTTTTCTTTTGTGGAATGAAATATTTTAGCCCAGAGAATTTTGATTTCATTATTGAAGACCCGATGGGGCGAATAATTTTATACTATGTTATTGCCAGTGAAGCCTTGGGCATAGGTATTATCT
The sequence above is a segment of the Mixta intestinalis genome. Coding sequences within it:
- a CDS encoding Flp family type IVb pilin codes for the protein MNSLTKLYVAAQVRLAQFGKNEKGVTAIEYALIGVAMATLLAFVLGDQDSGYLGALKDTFTKITDAITSVTIDK
- a CDS encoding A24 family peptidase, which codes for MNIIVWLININFIAISLLLIVIAWQDIIRRTITHRNLLFLLVLLIPLLLLRHQTPNISAALLILLVGFVLFMVNVIGGGDVKFVSLLSLSLPHREVIIFLYTIAFLGGIVTLTGLVFFRRQIREQGVPYGVAISLAYILVYPLPPFFSLYQDYP
- a CDS encoding pilus assembly protein CpaB, giving the protein MNHRMIFFLSIIVIGVGIAGIVLQKNQTPTKQSVASEQKVNKSKVIIVAEAKRDLKAHDILRPEDYQLKSVEINSTGHDIRDISSVSTNGLDGFLLLNNLSKDSAILPEMVESPNSKDFIYRSLRSDELTYAYTVLPQEDYLLSSLSRGQQVSIYIRLTEVERDKKNAVGLVSEGNSASSKQLKKFAISKVTEPLTILDIRKEEKKDDQRKSYNRDEPVGSIILRMNQKQLARLRVVEKAGDILLFPADKSIANYEKFRMDEVLPQFGSIRELRGGK
- a CDS encoding pilus assembly protein N-terminal domain-containing protein, with protein sequence MEPGDSQSVQVQGNIDTVFISSSEVADYEIIGDRSIMVYAKKPGHTDLLVFDKSGEQIMKSSLIVDPILGAVQKKISRVAPDSVVSIQKMGKSYIISGTAATEEQRDMIYQIVGEGVGAKRTVYKKEVAELDSTSGSSSSDSNDTSWLEENVYEGVLNKLQLPITNQVNVKLSIAEVSKSFTDNVGLDWGTTTGSGGAATTPGTFRFIKFDANTLTSLVHAISNDSVARVLAEPNLSVLSGETAEFLVGGEVPVVTSSNNGVSVQYKEFGIKLNIGAKVNSSKRIRIMLGEEVSNVDSSFNTSGGDSFPTFQTRRARTTVELADGESFLLGGLISNNEREELARLPFIGDVPILGALFRNAKTERTRGELVVVATVNLVKPIGMRDVVLPDFQRTSTWARFLNFDGINNRRDRKLAQDFVEQGGFIK
- a CDS encoding tight adherance operon protein, whose protein sequence is MLLFPQKEEKAAFTEKTFYVLSARADVNERLCQMLHLAGFNQVESRHQRIGQISNLELSPHAYGVIIDIENLEQTDDIITAVQAIVPRNVWCCLVGDSDSIVLAQTFSRHGLFYFYLSAQSEDLIQAAMNGVVKKTQRKAIAISVLGCKGGNGNTAISWDLANRISQLRKMPTLFIQGGRGSQDLDLIIGCKLVQEINPVNKHLDAMSWREESFPEVERELFDKYNFLIMEESIVSADKEVLRQIAEKSSCLIALIDRSMASIRIVRHVMEIIDAIKRSQRVPKRLILCLNDSRPVTMDMLSLEDIQSLLGRPIDIFFPYRKKGLLSSLPFLRREKSPIESLTLKVLGESEPVKNPLLRQLGSRKGKR
- a CDS encoding CpaF family protein, encoding MDISIEIQETLRDGVLKNIEINKIEHLLNDRTLLLVEMNRLLERVIEQQNIYLNSQAQQRMAEMMADEIIGFGPLRPLLEDDTVSDILVNGPSQIYVERFGKLELTDCRFINNAQLTDIAKRLVQRVGRRLDEGRPLVDARLPDGSRLNVAIPPIALDGTSISIRKFGKSNIELSDLIRLGAMSGQMANFLIIAARCRLNIIISGGTGSGKTTLLNALSKYIDPSERIITMEDAAELRLMQPHVLRMETRLAGVENTGQITMRALLINSLRMRPDRIIVGECRGEESFEMLQAMNTGHDGSMSTLHANNPRDAVSRLENMVMMAGMHIPIESIRRNIASAINIVIQVSRLNDGSRKIMNISEVMGIEGDRVVLQDIFTFQSHSERDENGKIVGEFVNHGLLVRSAVMQNAIMFNLSDELKQIFSME
- a CDS encoding type II secretion system F family protein, producing MPYFILLFGVAVLIVNAFRWRKLMRAVEHSALPRQRSSRLSGLFSLWQEWKRYALGDGSWKAMKGLLIALVAIVLLLLLNANWLNFDNLVFIPVVLISAAIIQIRIGRTLRRREFENRFPEVLSVVNAAVSAGNGIQQALHRCGEGIDGELGLLFHRVDRRLTLGEEPERVFNDAWQEYRYREFYFFVMVMLVSLQRGGQLRALISRLSRVITNSKNMARRKAAMTSEARMSAKIVAAIPLLFFCGMKYFSPENFDFIIEDPMGRIILYYVIASEALGIGIIWLLMRKAT